TCCGTAATCCCGGAAAAGGCTCCGTATGTCGTAATCCGCGCCGTGAAAAACCTTTTTGATGGAGGGGTCGGCGAAAATGGGGCTTAACAGCGACAAATCGGCCCTTGAAAGGGGGTCAACTATGTAGTTGCGCCCGCTGGCCGTGATCTGGAGCAGGCAGACCCTTTCCCTGAAATGGTAAAGGCTGTCCGCCTCCACGTCCACCGCCACCAGGGGGGCGCTTTCCAGCACCCTCACCAGGGCCTCCACCTGGCCGGTGGTGTCCAGAAACTCGTAGTCGCAACCCGCCTGGGTTTCTTCCGCTTCTTTTGTTCTTGTTGCGTCGTACATTTTTCTTCCTTTTTTTCCAGCCTCTACAGACCATTTTTTAGGTCAAACTGTCAAGTCGCAAAGCTCAAATTTGAAGCGATAATCAGTAAAAGCCTCATTTTATTCGCGCAGCCTTCGTTTACCGCCCGCTTCACGTTATTCTCCTCCCTGCGTTCAAATGGCCCCAAGGAACGGCTTGACCGGAAAGGCTCGCTCTGATAAGAGCTAAAGGCTTTGGCCCAAAAAAGGAAAAGGGCCGCTTTGAGGGTTACAACAAAAAGGAGATTCACCGTGAACACGGTTGTGGTGGGCACCCAGTGGGGAGACGAAGGCAAAGGCAAGATTGTTGACATGCTGGCCGAAAAGGCCGACTGCGTGGTGCGCTTTCAGGGCGGCAACAACGCGGGCCACACCCTGGTGGTGAAGGGCAAGAAATTCATCTGCCACCTGATTCCGTCGGGCATTCTCCACGACAAGGCCTGCCTCATAGGAAACGGCGTGGTGGTGGACCCGGCTGTCCTTATAAAGGAGATGGACACCCTGATGGAAAACGGGGTGGCCGTGAATCCCCAAAATCTCATGATCTCCCTTGCGGCCCAGCTCATAATGCCCTACCACACGGCCATGGACCACGCCCGCGAGGCCCAGAAGGGCGGAACCGTCATCGGCACAACGGGCCGGGGCATCGGACCCTGCTACGAGGACAAGGCAGCCAGGAAGGGCGTACGGCTCATGGACCTTCTTGACCCGGACCTCTTCGCCCAGAGGGTCAAGGCCGCCTGCGCCGAGAAAAATTTCCTTCTCACCGGTTTTTTCGGCCAGAAGGCCGTGGACCCGGAGGAGATCATAGAAAGCTACCTGAAAATGGCCAAGCGCCTCGCGCCCCACGCGGCGGACGTTTCGGTGATGCTGGATAAGGCCGTGTCGGAGGGCAAAACCATTCTTTTCGAGGGAGCCCAGGGGACGCACCTGGACATCGACCATG
This window of the Deltaproteobacteria bacterium genome carries:
- a CDS encoding adenylosuccinate synthase — encoded protein: MNTVVVGTQWGDEGKGKIVDMLAEKADCVVRFQGGNNAGHTLVVKGKKFICHLIPSGILHDKACLIGNGVVVDPAVLIKEMDTLMENGVAVNPQNLMISLAAQLIMPYHTAMDHAREAQKGGTVIGTTGRGIGPCYEDKAARKGVRLMDLLDPDLFAQRVKAACAEKNFLLTGFFGQKAVDPEEIIESYLKMAKRLAPHAADVSVMLDKAVSEGKTILFEGAQGTHLDIDHGTYPYVTSSNTVAGNAAAGSGIGPRHLSEVLGIVKAYTTRVGAGPFPTELNDETGNRLQEKGAEFGATTGRRRRCGWLDMVQLRTSARLNGLTSLGITKLDVLSGEKEVKIAVAYKDGDNTVSNFPQDLCLMGRCTPVYETLPGWDEDISHAKSLSELPENARRYVARMAELSGVPVKLVSVGPGREQTIAV